In Mytilus trossulus isolate FHL-02 unplaced genomic scaffold, PNRI_Mtr1.1.1.hap1 h1tg000187l__unscaffolded, whole genome shotgun sequence, a single window of DNA contains:
- the LOC134700878 gene encoding zinc finger protein with KRAB and SCAN domains 3-like, giving the protein MYEVDDLVPINDTQQGQIRTDDLVTTNGTQQGQIRTEDLVTINGTQQGQIRTEDLVTINGTQQGQIRTDDLVTINGTQQGQIRTEDLVTINGTQQGQIRTEDGNRLHKCDVCAREFSHSGYLQRHMKTHTDGKRHKCDFCHREFFRGYNLKIHERTHTKDKPHDCDVCGKGFSRLSHLRRHMRTHTGDKPHGCDVCETHENTHRRQTL; this is encoded by the exons ATGTACGAGGTAGATGATTTAGTCCCAATTAATGATACTCAACAGGGACAAATAAGAACAGATGATTTAGTCACAACTAATGGTACTCAACAGGGACAAATAAGAACAGAGGATTTAGTCACAATTAATGGTACTCAACAGGGACAAATAAGAACAGAGGATTTAGTCACAATCAATGGTACTCAACAGGGACAAATAAGAACAGATGATTTAGTCACAATTAATGGTACTCAACAGGGACAAATAAGAACAGAGGATTTAGTCACAATTAATGGTACTCAACAGGGACAAATAAGAACAGAGGATGGTAATAGGCTTCATAAATGTGATGTTTGTGCTCGAGAATTTAGTCACAGTGGCTACTTACAGAGACACATGAAAACACATACTGATGGAAAACGTCACAAATGTGATTTTTGTCATAGAGAATTTTTTCGAGGTTATAACCTAAAAATACACGAGAGAACACATACTAAAGATAAACCTCATGATTGTGATGTATGTGGAAAAGGGTTTAGCCGACTCAGTCATTTACGTagacacatgagaacacatacaggcGACAAACCTCATGgctgtgatgtatgtg AGACACATGAGAACACACACAGGCGACAAACCTTATGA